In Aerosakkonema funiforme FACHB-1375, a genomic segment contains:
- a CDS encoding iron uptake porin, whose product MTAVRKNTNFLRTSLISVVSAATLASAAAAMPAAETSSPEVETPANAEVVEPEINAETLILTEPQSPAVAEINANPNVAVFPRENAASVASIQANTFPIQTNSSFLAPFNNTSLLKSTAFDRENSPSQLPDVVETKQSILPTQTKQLRVAEIEPNSKETVTAQNTAAPQNSQTRSSAVESDTRLQNGTNRSKPKNPLAQVTSVSQLSDVQPTDWAFQALQSLVERYGCIEGYPDRTFRGNRAMTRYEFAAGLNACLEKIQELISSVKPSVSEADLNSLRRLQQEFAAELATLRGRVDSLEARTAKLEATQFSTTSRLLGNIRFQTNAYFSGEGDTETIFQHIAYLGILTSFTGRDLLLTGIGITNTVFPDLATTNAGKFVGSTREGAADASASGDTGDAARIITLQYQFPLTDKINVNVIAGNRYRFDPLTARRFLPYYQVGNGPASTFAEAPPIYLLGGGAGLAIDYEMFKGTVLTLTYISTFANEPGSKAGLFNGDYVASAQINYNPVRKFFLQGVYQNGYFGTRTFPDGQIGNFGFNNGQFFRGNGFIGSALANRFDDPGVLFDEASAVSTNAYHVGGYYEITPKFVIGGWVDYIKARLIGKGDADIWTYSAQVAFPDLFKQGNLGGLVVGMEPTLTGFKKGDRYVGTFDNDTSLHIEAYYRYQVNNNISVTPSVIWITAPNQDADNEDIVIGGVRTTFNF is encoded by the coding sequence ATGACCGCAGTTAGGAAAAACACGAATTTTTTGCGTACCTCTTTAATCTCTGTAGTTTCAGCAGCTACTCTCGCATCTGCTGCTGCTGCAATGCCTGCGGCAGAAACCTCGTCACCGGAGGTAGAAACCCCAGCAAATGCTGAAGTTGTTGAGCCTGAAATTAATGCGGAAACTTTAATCCTAACCGAGCCACAGTCGCCAGCCGTAGCGGAGATTAACGCTAACCCAAACGTAGCTGTTTTTCCACGCGAAAATGCCGCTTCTGTTGCCTCAATCCAGGCAAACACTTTTCCAATTCAAACTAATTCTAGTTTTTTAGCGCCATTTAACAACACCAGCTTATTAAAAAGCACTGCTTTCGATCGCGAAAATTCTCCTTCCCAGCTGCCTGATGTCGTCGAAACCAAACAATCCATATTGCCAACTCAGACAAAGCAGCTAAGGGTAGCGGAGATTGAGCCTAACTCCAAGGAAACCGTTACTGCACAAAACACGGCTGCTCCTCAAAATTCCCAGACAAGAAGTTCCGCTGTCGAAAGCGATACTAGGCTCCAAAATGGAACGAACAGATCCAAACCAAAAAACCCTTTAGCTCAAGTTACCTCAGTTTCCCAGCTTTCTGACGTACAACCTACAGACTGGGCTTTCCAAGCCTTGCAGAGCTTGGTTGAGCGCTACGGTTGTATTGAAGGGTATCCCGATCGCACTTTTCGCGGTAATCGGGCAATGACCCGCTACGAATTTGCCGCCGGGTTAAATGCCTGTTTGGAAAAAATTCAGGAACTGATCTCCTCCGTTAAACCTTCCGTTTCCGAGGCTGACTTAAACAGTCTGCGACGATTACAGCAAGAATTTGCCGCCGAACTGGCAACACTGCGAGGTCGTGTGGACTCCCTAGAAGCTCGCACGGCGAAACTGGAAGCAACCCAATTCAGCACCACTAGCAGATTGCTGGGCAATATCAGATTTCAAACAAACGCTTATTTTTCGGGCGAAGGTGATACGGAAACAATCTTTCAACATATTGCCTATTTGGGTATTTTAACCAGCTTCACCGGTCGCGATTTGTTGCTGACTGGAATTGGAATTACAAACACTGTTTTTCCCGATTTGGCAACAACTAATGCGGGGAAATTTGTCGGCTCAACACGCGAAGGTGCTGCGGATGCTTCGGCGTCCGGCGATACCGGAGATGCTGCTAGAATCATCACTTTGCAGTATCAATTCCCACTCACCGATAAAATAAATGTCAACGTGATTGCGGGTAATCGGTATCGTTTTGACCCGCTCACAGCTCGTCGGTTCCTGCCATACTATCAGGTTGGGAATGGCCCTGCCAGTACTTTTGCTGAGGCACCTCCTATTTATTTGCTCGGTGGTGGAGCTGGGTTAGCCATCGATTACGAGATGTTTAAAGGAACGGTGCTAACCTTAACTTACATATCGACATTTGCTAACGAACCTGGTTCTAAAGCTGGGTTGTTTAATGGCGATTATGTAGCATCAGCCCAAATAAATTACAATCCCGTTCGGAAGTTTTTCTTGCAAGGTGTATATCAGAACGGTTACTTTGGTACCCGCACATTTCCTGACGGTCAGATTGGCAATTTCGGCTTTAATAACGGTCAATTCTTCCGAGGCAATGGTTTTATAGGTAGTGCCCTGGCAAATCGCTTTGACGATCCAGGTGTGTTGTTCGATGAAGCATCTGCTGTTTCTACTAATGCTTATCATGTGGGCGGATATTACGAAATTACCCCTAAATTCGTCATTGGTGGCTGGGTTGACTATATCAAAGCTAGGCTGATCGGCAAAGGTGATGCTGATATTTGGACTTATTCAGCTCAAGTTGCATTTCCGGATTTGTTTAAGCAGGGAAATTTGGGGGGTTTAGTTGTCGGTATGGAACCTACTCTGACCGGTTTCAAAAAGGGCGATCGCTATGTCGGTACATTCGACAACGATACATCCCTGCATATCGAGGCTTACTACAGGTATCAGGTGAACAATAATATCTCCGTTACTCCATCGGTGATTTGGATTACAGCTCCTAACCAAGATGCTGATAATGAAGACATTGTTATCGGTGGGGTTAGAACTACGTTCAACTTCTAG
- a CDS encoding nuclear transport factor 2 family protein gives MPEVKTDYLTEQKWDWPHTKKWPKFSGKRIDIIKQMFLAGEAINVNNFVKFYTEDALYQFSNFPVVYGHEGIKNASTGFLEKCEGVHHHIKNIWEIGEDTVVVEMEVTYFRHDGKIFTLPCCDTVRFKGDKVQELRIYMDISPVFAD, from the coding sequence ATGCCAGAAGTTAAGACCGACTACCTGACCGAACAAAAATGGGATTGGCCTCACACGAAGAAATGGCCAAAATTTTCCGGAAAAAGAATAGACATCATCAAACAGATGTTTCTGGCTGGTGAAGCGATCAACGTCAATAACTTCGTTAAATTCTATACCGAAGACGCCCTGTACCAGTTCAGTAACTTTCCGGTTGTCTACGGACACGAAGGTATTAAAAATGCTTCCACCGGTTTTCTAGAAAAGTGCGAAGGTGTACACCACCACATTAAAAATATTTGGGAAATAGGAGAAGATACCGTAGTCGTCGAAATGGAAGTCACCTACTTCCGCCACGACGGCAAAATATTTACGCTTCCCTGTTGCGACACAGTTCGCTTTAAGGGCGATAAAGTGCAAGAATTGCGGATATATATGGACATCAGTCCGGTGTTTGCCGACTGA
- a CDS encoding nuclear transport factor 2 family protein: MRKNDFAARDEKGKVTFYVLLWKRKGITLELFDNYWKDVHGPVCARLPGQNQYWQFHLANNEGGLWPTVDGIEQNCPNEDQFNGIAELTFQTDADRQTWFKAAAILMDDEHNLFSKAIGYNTSYGNSKTYVDSIPAGDPNGDQGLLKFHVQVKKSDTASVEAFRQYMQNSFAPAVASSDAVLKFRMHLFEEVDNSRPDAAGVVHSESPEKQYQAAFEIAFSNSLEMEKFFASSEYATATKEMAKYVKGLYPFPQRTAYTFVYDGKMTLAGQRSSRVAELITKIGATNQLKEDVAFLMTGKLSAPNPQLNGKSGLGHYLQGVQHFGITVDDMAKAMEFYIDVLGGKVALLGNGFIGPVLQNNLFQKEQIEAIEKNVDPRSLGVPDLVDGSKESLDVRFISFGNTVLEVIHFRDAKLTPNAPNVFQKVPSCVGYANVPHISFHVKDDVNLNDFARILEEECQRRGLTEVVCNRVIHVKSHEERKKVALKYYANKFWNDPEYFIEGYSDSDFGDFHGWSLFYCKGPNGEQLEFNQVTRTAKQNFIRAQQEYNNAHGTNFIWPSSPFKEQAATSKSVGGTMSDLVRNLFIVGEPMNVDGFVTFFADDALYKFSNFPVVYGPKGIKEASATLVSKVKAVHHEIQAMWEVGDTVICEMQVEYIRYDGKVFKLPCCDTIRIKNGKIQEMWVYMDINPVFS, from the coding sequence ATGAGAAAAAATGATTTTGCTGCCCGCGATGAAAAAGGAAAAGTAACCTTTTACGTTCTCCTCTGGAAACGCAAAGGGATTACTTTAGAACTTTTCGATAACTATTGGAAAGACGTTCACGGCCCAGTCTGTGCCCGACTGCCAGGTCAGAATCAATACTGGCAGTTTCATCTCGCAAATAATGAAGGGGGTTTGTGGCCGACTGTTGACGGGATAGAACAGAATTGTCCCAACGAAGATCAGTTTAATGGGATAGCCGAACTGACCTTCCAAACAGATGCCGATCGCCAAACTTGGTTCAAAGCTGCGGCCATTCTGATGGATGACGAGCATAACTTATTTAGCAAGGCGATCGGATACAACACCAGCTACGGTAATTCCAAAACCTACGTTGACAGTATCCCAGCAGGAGACCCCAACGGAGACCAAGGGCTGCTCAAGTTCCACGTTCAGGTCAAAAAATCCGATACTGCGAGCGTAGAAGCCTTTCGCCAGTATATGCAAAACAGCTTTGCTCCAGCTGTTGCCAGCAGCGATGCTGTACTCAAATTCCGAATGCACCTGTTTGAGGAAGTAGATAATTCCCGTCCGGATGCCGCCGGTGTCGTTCATTCTGAATCTCCAGAAAAGCAATATCAAGCAGCTTTTGAAATTGCTTTCTCGAATTCTCTGGAAATGGAAAAGTTTTTTGCCTCATCTGAGTACGCTACTGCTACAAAAGAGATGGCAAAATATGTCAAAGGTCTGTATCCATTTCCCCAACGAACGGCTTACACCTTTGTCTACGACGGCAAAATGACTTTAGCAGGACAGCGGAGTTCTAGGGTAGCCGAACTGATTACCAAAATCGGAGCCACCAATCAATTAAAGGAGGACGTAGCTTTTCTGATGACTGGTAAGCTTTCTGCCCCCAATCCTCAGCTCAATGGTAAGTCTGGCTTAGGTCATTACCTGCAAGGCGTGCAACACTTCGGCATCACAGTCGATGATATGGCCAAAGCGATGGAATTTTACATCGACGTGTTAGGCGGTAAAGTCGCTCTTCTTGGCAATGGATTTATCGGCCCGGTGTTGCAAAATAATCTCTTTCAAAAAGAACAAATTGAGGCGATCGAAAAAAATGTCGATCCCAGAAGTTTGGGCGTACCCGATTTGGTTGACGGTTCCAAGGAATCGCTCGATGTCAGGTTCATTTCCTTCGGAAACACGGTGTTAGAGGTGATCCATTTCCGCGATGCCAAATTAACCCCGAACGCCCCTAATGTATTCCAAAAAGTTCCTAGCTGCGTCGGCTATGCAAACGTACCCCATATTTCTTTTCACGTCAAAGATGACGTAAATCTGAATGATTTTGCCAGGATACTGGAAGAGGAATGTCAAAGGCGAGGTTTGACTGAAGTTGTTTGCAACCGCGTTATTCACGTTAAATCTCACGAAGAAAGAAAAAAAGTAGCCCTTAAATATTACGCCAACAAGTTTTGGAACGATCCAGAATACTTTATTGAGGGTTACTCAGATTCAGATTTCGGAGATTTTCACGGCTGGTCATTGTTTTACTGTAAAGGGCCAAACGGGGAACAACTTGAGTTCAATCAAGTAACTCGGACAGCCAAACAAAACTTTATCAGAGCCCAGCAGGAATATAACAACGCCCACGGCACAAATTTCATTTGGCCATCAAGCCCCTTCAAAGAGCAAGCTGCGACAAGCAAAAGTGTCGGCGGTACAATGTCCGATCTGGTGAGGAATCTCTTCATCGTCGGCGAACCGATGAATGTGGATGGCTTCGTGACATTCTTTGCCGATGATGCTCTCTATAAGTTCAGCAATTTCCCTGTAGTGTACGGCCCAAAAGGCATTAAGGAAGCTTCAGCAACACTCGTTTCCAAGGTGAAAGCCGTTCACCACGAGATCCAGGCTATGTGGGAAGTAGGCGATACAGTAATTTGCGAAATGCAAGTAGAATACATCCGTTACGACGGCAAGGTTTTTAAACTTCCCTGCTGCGACACCATCCGCATTAAGAACGGCAAGATTCAAGAAATGTGGGTGTATATGGATATCAATCCGGTTTTCTCATGA
- a CDS encoding carboxymuconolactone decarboxylase family protein, which produces MMMPYKNAVLDDKDLQNNLKRLNPRFGDFVTRVAGEAWGGALIPQKTKALITIAVDVANQNHKGLGNPFGAHIDMALKQGANRAEIEEILLFLCVYTGFNKVASCFGALNEFFERVNLQQYPTPTTSEMGKISNPILDNPALQENLKSVNQQLGEFSIKVAGEAWNLPLIDTKTKALIAIAVDIANQDHVGDNNPFGLHLDIAFENGSTAEEIEELLLFLCVYTGFNKAAVGFGALNEYLSQRRA; this is translated from the coding sequence ATGATGATGCCATATAAAAATGCAGTTCTCGATGACAAAGACCTGCAAAATAATTTAAAGCGTCTTAACCCAAGATTTGGCGATTTCGTTACTCGTGTGGCGGGAGAAGCTTGGGGTGGGGCATTAATACCACAAAAAACTAAAGCTTTAATCACGATCGCAGTTGATGTTGCCAACCAAAATCACAAAGGCCTCGGCAATCCTTTCGGAGCCCATATAGATATGGCGCTCAAACAAGGAGCCAACCGGGCAGAAATCGAAGAAATCCTTTTGTTTTTATGCGTTTATACTGGATTCAATAAAGTTGCCAGTTGCTTCGGCGCACTAAACGAGTTTTTTGAAAGAGTTAATCTGCAACAGTATCCCACACCAACGACCTCAGAAATGGGAAAAATATCAAACCCAATTTTAGATAACCCAGCACTTCAAGAAAATTTGAAAAGTGTCAACCAACAGTTGGGGGAATTTAGCATTAAAGTGGCAGGTGAAGCTTGGAACCTGCCGTTAATTGATACGAAAACTAAGGCTCTCATAGCAATCGCAGTTGATATTGCTAACCAAGATCATGTAGGTGACAATAATCCTTTTGGACTGCATTTGGATATTGCTTTTGAGAATGGATCTACTGCGGAAGAAATTGAAGAACTACTTTTGTTTTTGTGCGTTTACACCGGATTCAACAAAGCCGCAGTAGGCTTTGGGGCACTCAACGAGTATTTGTCACAAAGGAGAGCTTAA
- a CDS encoding nitroreductase family protein — translation MEQKTILDLKDAIEQRRAALSFRSEPIPEATLSEILRLGLMAPSGFNLQPWRFIVVREQENKEKLKACAFNQRQISEAPVVLICCGDRTVAKPEYIETIISMGKETGAVNDGYAGVMRQSIPQLFEYHPSFESIEAWTNRHTMLAVAHIMIVAKSLGVDSCPMEGFVAAQVKEIFQIPTEIDVCCLLPLGYATEPFKQYGGRFPSEQVCYSETYGQTLRL, via the coding sequence ATGGAACAGAAAACTATACTCGACTTAAAAGACGCGATCGAACAGCGTCGAGCCGCTCTTAGTTTCAGATCCGAACCTATTCCCGAAGCAACTTTATCAGAAATTTTACGCCTTGGACTAATGGCTCCATCAGGCTTTAATTTGCAGCCTTGGCGCTTTATTGTTGTCCGAGAGCAAGAAAATAAAGAAAAGTTAAAAGCTTGTGCTTTTAACCAACGTCAGATTAGCGAAGCGCCAGTAGTTTTAATTTGTTGTGGCGATCGGACTGTAGCCAAACCCGAATATATTGAAACTATAATTAGCATGGGCAAAGAAACAGGAGCGGTAAACGATGGCTACGCTGGCGTAATGCGTCAATCAATTCCCCAATTGTTCGAGTACCATCCCAGCTTTGAGTCGATAGAAGCCTGGACAAACCGCCACACAATGTTAGCCGTCGCGCACATCATGATTGTTGCCAAAAGCTTGGGCGTCGATAGCTGTCCTATGGAAGGATTTGTTGCCGCTCAAGTAAAAGAAATATTCCAAATTCCGACAGAAATTGATGTTTGCTGTTTGCTACCTCTTGGTTACGCAACCGAACCATTCAAACAGTACGGTGGACGTTTTCCCAGCGAGCAAGTATGCTACAGTGAAACCTATGGGCAAACATTAAGGCTCTAA
- a CDS encoding ABC-F family ATP-binding cassette domain-containing protein: protein MSIFTLQSVKKDFGIKEILKDASFSLGATDKVGLIGTNGSGKSTLLKMIAGLEPIDGGQIIVNSGTRIVYLPQQPNLDENHTVLEQVFADSGERMVLVREYEELSDKLAHFPEDSQIMARLSAIMQRMEATGAWELETNAKIILTKLGIEDFNAKIGSLSGGYRKRIALAAALLSDPDVLLMDEPTNHLDALSVEWLQSYLNRFRGAILLITHDRYFLDRVTNRIIEIDRGDLYSYDGNYSYYLEKKALAEESAASSQRKHQGVLRRELEWLKRGPKARSTKQKARIERIRDMQAQEFKQVQGKVDIATPGRRIGKKVIEITNISKAYSGRTLISNFTYNFNPEDRLGIVGGNGAGKSTLLNIITGRDRPDSGSVEIGSTIHIGYFDQHSDELLAAMNENQRVIDYIKEEGEFVKIADGTQISASQMLERFLFPGNQQYAPIYKLSGGEKRRLFLLRVLMGAPNVLILDEPTNDLDVQTLAVLEDYLEDFNGCVIAVSHDRYFLDRTVDTIFAFESGGNIRQYPGNYSIYLDFKKAEEEASPKPEEKPKEPRSKVKEESTDRHKPRKLSSKEKREFEMLESKIAQMEAEKAEVEKALYNAPPGEVTKVRELYEKVEALTKAIDLATERWLELADIQS, encoded by the coding sequence ATGAGTATTTTTACACTGCAATCTGTTAAAAAAGACTTTGGCATTAAGGAAATTCTCAAAGATGCCAGCTTTAGTCTGGGTGCTACAGATAAGGTTGGATTGATTGGTACTAACGGTTCTGGCAAATCGACTCTATTAAAAATGATTGCCGGTTTGGAGCCGATCGACGGCGGTCAAATTATAGTTAACTCCGGCACTCGCATTGTCTATTTACCTCAGCAACCAAATTTAGATGAAAATCATACGGTTTTGGAGCAAGTTTTTGCCGATAGCGGGGAGCGCATGGTTTTGGTGCGCGAGTATGAGGAACTTTCGGATAAATTAGCTCATTTTCCCGAAGATAGCCAAATCATGGCGCGTCTATCTGCTATTATGCAGCGTATGGAAGCAACAGGCGCTTGGGAATTAGAAACTAATGCCAAAATTATTCTGACTAAGTTGGGAATTGAAGATTTTAATGCTAAAATTGGCAGTTTGTCGGGAGGATACCGCAAGCGCATTGCTTTGGCAGCTGCGTTACTTTCCGATCCCGATGTGTTGTTGATGGATGAGCCGACAAACCATTTGGATGCTCTATCGGTAGAGTGGTTGCAGAGTTATTTGAATCGTTTTCGAGGTGCGATTCTGTTAATTACGCACGATCGCTATTTTCTCGATCGCGTCACCAACCGGATTATTGAAATTGACAGAGGGGATCTCTACAGCTACGATGGTAACTATTCTTATTATCTCGAAAAGAAGGCTTTAGCTGAAGAATCAGCTGCCAGCAGTCAGCGCAAACATCAGGGCGTATTGCGTCGCGAATTAGAATGGCTCAAGCGTGGGCCAAAAGCTCGCAGCACCAAACAGAAAGCTCGCATTGAACGTATCCGCGATATGCAGGCGCAGGAGTTTAAACAAGTTCAAGGAAAAGTTGATATTGCTACTCCTGGGCGTCGGATTGGCAAAAAAGTTATCGAAATTACGAATATCTCTAAAGCGTACAGCGGACGCACTTTAATTAGCAATTTCACTTACAATTTTAATCCGGAAGACCGACTCGGTATCGTTGGCGGAAATGGCGCTGGGAAATCTACTCTGCTTAATATTATTACAGGCCGGGATCGCCCTGATTCGGGTAGTGTTGAGATCGGCTCTACGATTCATATCGGGTATTTTGACCAGCATTCTGATGAGTTACTTGCCGCTATGAATGAAAATCAGAGGGTAATTGATTACATTAAAGAAGAAGGTGAATTTGTCAAAATTGCCGATGGTACTCAGATTAGCGCTTCGCAAATGTTGGAGCGATTTCTGTTTCCCGGTAATCAGCAATATGCACCGATTTATAAACTTTCTGGTGGTGAAAAGCGGCGTTTGTTTCTGTTAAGAGTTTTGATGGGTGCGCCAAATGTGTTGATTTTGGACGAACCGACTAACGATCTGGATGTGCAGACTTTGGCGGTGCTGGAAGATTATCTGGAAGATTTTAACGGTTGTGTAATTGCAGTTTCGCACGATCGCTATTTTCTCGATCGCACTGTAGATACTATCTTTGCTTTTGAATCGGGTGGGAATATCCGTCAATATCCCGGTAATTACTCAATTTATCTGGATTTCAAAAAAGCAGAAGAAGAAGCTTCTCCCAAGCCTGAAGAAAAGCCCAAAGAACCTCGCTCGAAAGTTAAGGAAGAATCAACCGATCGCCACAAACCGCGCAAGCTTTCATCTAAAGAAAAACGAGAATTTGAAATGTTAGAAAGTAAAATAGCTCAGATGGAAGCTGAAAAAGCTGAAGTGGAAAAAGCACTTTACAATGCTCCTCCTGGAGAAGTCACTAAGGTGCGAGAGTTGTACGAAAAAGTGGAAGCTTTGACTAAGGCTATCGATCTCGCAACTGAGCGCTGGTTAGAATTGGCTGATATTCAGTCCTAA
- a CDS encoding glyoxalase superfamily protein codes for MSANKPPLLGNITPIIPAGGNMEKAIAFYEKQLGFTKIHQEGNPIRMAIVKRDSAEIILQQNDDRHLAESTTFLIQVDGIAELYEEFLAQDGGIIHPNGKLESKPWGMKEFKIVDPAGVCITFYELERSNN; via the coding sequence ATGAGCGCGAACAAACCACCCCTACTGGGAAACATCACCCCGATTATTCCGGCTGGTGGCAATATGGAAAAAGCCATCGCCTTCTATGAAAAACAGCTTGGGTTTACCAAAATCCATCAAGAAGGCAATCCCATCAGGATGGCAATTGTCAAACGCGACTCAGCAGAAATCATTCTGCAACAAAATGACGATCGACACCTGGCAGAATCGACGACTTTTCTCATTCAAGTAGATGGGATCGCAGAACTTTACGAGGAGTTTCTGGCTCAGGATGGAGGGATAATTCATCCTAACGGTAAGTTGGAAAGCAAACCTTGGGGCATGAAAGAGTTTAAAATAGTCGATCCGGCAGGCGTCTGCATTACATTTTACGAGCTAGAGCGCTCAAATAACTAA
- a CDS encoding saccharopine dehydrogenase family protein, producing MSSNFLLYGANGYTGTLIARLAVQRGLRPILAARNAEKLAPLATELSLEYRAFSLDDTAATDEALADVPLVLHCAGPFSRTSKPMVDGCLRTKRHYLDITGEVSVFEAIASRDAEAKTAGVMFLPGVGFDVVPSDCLAAHLKRRLPTATRLSLAFQIQGGVSRGTATTVIENQHKGGLVRRDGIITPVPAAWKTRQIDFGQGQVEATTVPWGDVSTAFYSTGIPHIELYMPVPASRRRLMLMSRYIGWLLAFPPVQEYLKAQIQKQVPGPTDAQRTQGSSLLWGEVEDDSGKKLVSRLQCPEGYTLTAMTALAIVQKVLGGQVAVGFQTPSKVYGADFILEIEGVFREDVN from the coding sequence ATGTCATCAAATTTCCTGTTATATGGTGCGAACGGCTATACGGGGACGCTGATTGCTCGACTGGCTGTACAGCGCGGACTTCGCCCGATTTTGGCCGCACGCAATGCCGAAAAATTAGCACCTTTGGCAACAGAACTGAGTTTGGAATATCGCGCCTTCTCTCTCGACGATACAGCTGCCACAGACGAAGCTTTGGCCGATGTACCGTTAGTGCTGCACTGTGCTGGCCCTTTTTCGCGCACTTCTAAACCAATGGTGGATGGATGTTTGCGGACGAAAAGGCACTATTTGGATATTACCGGAGAAGTAAGCGTATTTGAAGCGATCGCATCCCGCGACGCCGAAGCGAAAACAGCTGGAGTTATGTTTCTCCCAGGAGTAGGTTTCGATGTCGTCCCCTCCGACTGTCTAGCCGCGCACCTTAAAAGACGACTCCCCACTGCGACGCGACTCTCCCTCGCTTTTCAAATCCAGGGTGGAGTATCGCGAGGAACTGCTACCACAGTCATCGAAAATCAGCACAAAGGCGGTTTAGTCAGGCGCGATGGAATTATTACCCCCGTTCCCGCTGCTTGGAAAACCCGTCAAATCGATTTCGGACAAGGGCAAGTGGAAGCTACAACAGTACCGTGGGGGGATGTGTCTACAGCTTTCTACAGTACGGGAATTCCTCACATCGAATTGTATATGCCAGTACCGGCATCACGGCGCAGGCTGATGCTGATGAGTCGCTACATCGGTTGGTTGTTGGCTTTCCCTCCCGTGCAAGAATACTTGAAAGCTCAGATTCAGAAACAAGTGCCTGGGCCAACCGATGCCCAACGTACACAGGGAAGCAGTCTGCTGTGGGGAGAGGTGGAAGACGATAGCGGTAAAAAGTTGGTTTCTCGGCTGCAATGCCCCGAAGGCTATACTCTCACGGCGATGACTGCTTTGGCGATCGTCCAAAAAGTGTTAGGGGGACAGGTGGCTGTAGGTTTCCAAACGCCATCAAAAGTTTATGGAGCAGATTTTATCCTAGAAATTGAGGGGGTTTTCCGAGAAGATGTTAATTAA